The genome window TGCCTGGCGATGGCGGAACGCGCCGGCATGAAGCTGCCGGTCGCCGAAACCACCTTGCATCACTATAAGCAGTTGATGCAACAAGGCCATGGCGAAGAAGATATTTCAGCGCTTTACCGTTTAAAAAACAGGCAACGGCAACCATGACCGAACAACCACAGACAGAACAGCCCCAACCGACGCCTTACCAACTCCTCGGCGGCGAAACCGAGCTGCATCGTCTGGTCGATCGATTCTACGAATACATGAACGAGCTGCCGGAAGCGCGCCCGATACGCAAGATGCACGCAGCCGATTTAAGCGGCGCCAACAGCAAACTGTTCATGTTTCTGTCCGGCTGGCTCGGCGGCCCCAATCTGTTTTGGGAAGCCTACGGTCATCCGCGCCTGCGCAGCCGTCACTTCCCGTTCGCCATCGGCATCGACGAGCGCGATCAATGGGTGCTGTGCATGAGAAAAGCGCTGGACGACACGGTAACGGACGAGAGACTGCGCGAACCGCTGTACCAGGCGCTGGCGCAAATCGCCACACATATGATTAACCAGGCCGAGTAACGGATTTCGAAATCCCCGTAAAGTAAAGATGAGCCCGGCGGTCCGCACAGGCGTTAATTGATGAGAATGCCGCTGATCAAAAACAGCCTTCTGCCGCACATCGTATTTCTGCTGA of Candidatus Methylospira mobilis contains these proteins:
- a CDS encoding group II truncated hemoglobin encodes the protein MTEQPQTEQPQPTPYQLLGGETELHRLVDRFYEYMNELPEARPIRKMHAADLSGANSKLFMFLSGWLGGPNLFWEAYGHPRLRSRHFPFAIGIDERDQWVLCMRKALDDTVTDERLREPLYQALAQIATHMINQAE